Proteins from a genomic interval of Kribbella aluminosa:
- a CDS encoding Gfo/Idh/MocA family protein, translated as MIDLRFGVVGLGARSRIAQYAHRPGEGSEVVALADPSAPQRDAALELYPEATAYADHTELLDQKLDGVFLTTPDDLHEGPAVDFLQAGVPVFVEKPLAITTEGCDRVLQAAYDSGARLYVGHNMRHMPVVLTMRKLIQDGAIGDVKAIWCRHFVGHGGDFYFKDWHADRSRTTGLLLQKGAHDIDVMHWLAGGYTTRVNAMGALTLYGGITDRQDRTGQRFKDFVSSDNWPPLEQKGLAPVMDVEDISMANLLLDNGVFLTYEQCHYTPDYWRNYTVIGTHGRLENFGDGPGGVVKVWNSRRSGYREDADQVVEIEGDSENHGGADPHLVAEFVNFVRDGGATLTSPVAARAAVAAGYAATQSLRADGVPQDVPALDPNLISYFDNGQAR; from the coding sequence ATGATTGATCTTCGGTTTGGCGTCGTGGGCCTCGGGGCCCGCAGCCGCATCGCCCAGTACGCGCACCGTCCCGGCGAGGGCTCCGAGGTCGTGGCCCTGGCCGACCCGTCCGCTCCGCAGCGGGACGCGGCCCTCGAGCTGTACCCGGAGGCGACCGCGTACGCCGACCACACCGAACTGCTCGACCAGAAGCTCGACGGCGTGTTCCTGACCACGCCCGACGACCTGCACGAGGGTCCGGCCGTCGACTTCCTGCAGGCGGGCGTCCCGGTGTTCGTGGAGAAGCCGCTGGCGATCACCACCGAGGGTTGCGACCGGGTCCTGCAGGCGGCGTACGACTCCGGCGCACGGCTGTACGTCGGCCACAACATGCGCCACATGCCCGTCGTACTGACGATGCGCAAGCTGATCCAGGACGGCGCGATCGGTGACGTGAAGGCGATCTGGTGCCGGCACTTCGTCGGCCACGGCGGCGACTTCTACTTCAAGGACTGGCACGCCGACCGCAGCCGGACCACCGGGCTGCTGCTGCAGAAGGGTGCCCACGACATCGACGTGATGCACTGGCTGGCCGGTGGGTACACGACCCGGGTGAACGCGATGGGCGCGCTCACGCTGTACGGCGGGATCACCGACCGGCAGGACCGCACGGGGCAGCGGTTCAAGGACTTCGTGTCCAGCGACAACTGGCCGCCGCTGGAGCAGAAGGGCCTGGCACCGGTGATGGACGTCGAGGACATCTCGATGGCGAACCTGCTGCTCGACAACGGCGTCTTCCTCACCTACGAGCAGTGCCACTACACGCCGGACTACTGGCGCAACTACACGGTGATCGGCACCCACGGCCGGCTGGAGAACTTCGGTGACGGGCCGGGCGGCGTGGTAAAGGTGTGGAACAGCCGTCGCTCCGGGTACCGCGAGGACGCCGACCAGGTCGTCGAGATCGAGGGCGACAGCGAGAACCACGGCGGCGCCGACCCGCACCTCGTCGCGGAGTTCGTGAACTTCGTCCGGGACGGCGGCGCGACCCTGACATCTCCGGTCGCAGCCCGCGCCGCGGTCGCCGCCGGGTACGCCGCAACCCAGTCCCTGCGCGCCGACGGCGTACCGCAGGACGTGCCCGCCCTGGACCCGAACCTGATCAGCTATTTCGACAACGGGCAGGCTCGCTGA
- a CDS encoding acyl-CoA-like ligand-binding transcription factor: MSERSELTVKHSGPPRSGARSEARTSMSGLRERKKAKTRAAIQEHALRLFRDQGYTETTVQEIAAAAEISPATFFRYFPTKEDAIVFDRLDPVMIELFRSQPTGLHPTEALRAAIRQSMDVLSEDEWALESERQRLVMSVPELRGRMLDQLYAGIDLLAGLAAERTGRAAGDLAVRAWAGAVVGVVMATYQFLAVDAPLPEYLKTMDEAFDQLAGLPLQR, from the coding sequence GTGAGTGAGCGAAGCGAGCTCACCGTCAAACACAGCGGTCCGCCGCGCAGCGGCGCCCGCAGCGAAGCGAGGACGTCGATGAGTGGTTTGCGGGAACGGAAGAAGGCGAAGACCAGGGCCGCGATCCAGGAGCATGCGCTGCGGCTGTTCCGGGACCAGGGGTACACCGAGACGACGGTCCAGGAGATCGCCGCCGCGGCCGAGATATCGCCGGCCACGTTCTTCCGGTACTTCCCGACCAAGGAGGACGCGATCGTTTTCGACCGCCTGGATCCGGTGATGATCGAGCTGTTCCGCAGTCAGCCGACCGGCCTGCACCCGACCGAGGCGCTCCGGGCCGCGATCCGGCAGAGCATGGACGTGCTGAGCGAGGACGAGTGGGCGCTGGAGTCCGAGCGTCAGCGGCTCGTGATGAGCGTGCCGGAGCTACGGGGCCGGATGCTCGACCAGCTGTACGCCGGTATCGACCTGCTCGCCGGTCTCGCGGCCGAGCGCACCGGCCGTGCCGCCGGCGATCTCGCAGTCCGCGCCTGGGCGGGAGCGGTCGTCGGCGTGGTGATGGCGACGTACCAGTTCCTGGCTGTCGACGCCCCGCTCCCGGAGTACCTGAAGACGATGGACGAGGCCTTCGACCAACTAGCCGGCCTCCCGTTGCAACGGTAG
- a CDS encoding SAM hydroxide adenosyltransferase: MITYITDCHDGNARARLSTRIGALFGQAPTIVAADGPDPESFAALTLLDCLISLELLGEEGRPTITLLNIAPRDGVWPNGVPFCFFHYGKHLVVSTFNARVLSLVRRELGIEKVHVTDIREAVTAAGFGQADVEKIAGTQFRSLWYVPLLAKWVADGRPVPAAETAVPELADADPVVAHVDNFGNCKLDRSLDLVPGGALSVAQRNDDGSTTIVDVTCYPHLTAVPRNTPGIVPGSSGTGFTELVIRGGSAAAAFGLRPGEVVLPLQREAG; encoded by the coding sequence ATGATCACGTACATCACCGACTGTCACGACGGTAACGCCCGCGCCAGACTCAGCACCCGGATCGGCGCGCTCTTCGGCCAGGCCCCGACGATCGTCGCCGCCGACGGGCCTGATCCGGAGTCGTTCGCCGCGCTCACCCTGCTCGACTGCCTGATATCGCTGGAGCTGCTCGGCGAGGAAGGCCGTCCGACCATCACGCTGCTCAACATCGCGCCGCGGGACGGCGTCTGGCCGAACGGCGTACCGTTCTGCTTCTTCCACTACGGCAAGCACCTGGTCGTCAGCACCTTCAACGCGCGCGTGCTGTCGCTGGTACGGCGTGAGCTCGGGATCGAGAAGGTCCACGTCACCGACATCCGCGAGGCCGTGACGGCGGCCGGGTTCGGGCAGGCGGACGTCGAGAAGATCGCCGGCACCCAGTTCCGCAGCCTGTGGTACGTGCCGCTGCTGGCGAAATGGGTCGCCGACGGGCGTCCCGTGCCGGCGGCGGAGACCGCCGTACCGGAGCTCGCCGACGCCGATCCGGTGGTCGCGCACGTCGACAACTTCGGAAACTGCAAGCTCGACCGTAGCCTCGACCTGGTCCCCGGCGGCGCGCTGTCCGTTGCCCAGCGCAACGATGACGGCAGTACGACGATCGTCGACGTGACCTGCTACCCGCACCTGACCGCCGTACCGCGGAACACCCCGGGCATCGTCCCGGGCAGCTCCGGCACCGGCTTCACCGAGCTGGTGATCCGCGGCGGCTCAGCAGCCGCCGCCTTCGGCCTCCGCCCCGGCGAGGTCGTCCTACCGTTGCAACGGGAGGCCGGCTAG